A section of the Leptospira kobayashii genome encodes:
- the lpdA gene encoding dihydrolipoyl dehydrogenase → MTDTSKFQVVVIGGGPGGYVAAIRSAQLGLNTAIIERERLGGICLNWGCIPTKALLESAHVLEHLKKAASFGLKAENVSVEFEQVIKRSRSVADQMAKGVEFLMKKNKITVLSGDAVLKDKSNIEIKNEKGETSLVSADHIILAVGAKNKALPFLPFDGDKVLSAKEAMIQKSVPKNLAIIGAGAIGVEFADFYQSMGSKVTIIEFQDHLLPNEDTEISQILERSYKKREIEQYLSYAVESASVSGDGVELVLQDRKSAKKEKLKFDKVIVGVGIAPNTSNIGLESIGVKTKNGFIEVDAKYRTSVDTIYSIGDCIATPSLAHVASAEGIRASEDISIRNGNPHKITIHPLNYNYIPGCTYCHPEVASVGLSEAKALSLGYEIQIGKFPFTASGRAQAQGDTTGMVKIVSDKKHGEILGAHIIGSGATELIAELTLGANMEVTVRELANTIHAHPTISEGIMDAAAAVLGEAINI, encoded by the coding sequence ATGACTGATACATCCAAATTCCAAGTAGTAGTGATCGGAGGAGGACCGGGAGGTTATGTCGCTGCGATTCGTTCCGCACAACTCGGACTCAATACTGCAATCATTGAAAGAGAAAGACTCGGTGGAATTTGTTTGAATTGGGGGTGCATTCCCACCAAAGCTCTGTTAGAGAGCGCGCATGTCTTGGAACATTTGAAAAAAGCCGCCAGTTTCGGACTGAAGGCCGAAAATGTATCCGTAGAATTCGAACAAGTCATCAAACGTTCCCGTTCCGTTGCGGATCAAATGGCAAAGGGAGTCGAGTTTTTGATGAAGAAAAACAAAATCACCGTTCTTAGCGGCGATGCGGTCCTCAAAGACAAATCCAATATTGAAATCAAAAATGAGAAAGGCGAAACAAGTTTGGTTTCAGCCGATCATATCATTCTGGCGGTAGGGGCCAAAAACAAAGCCCTTCCTTTTTTACCGTTTGACGGTGATAAGGTGCTTTCCGCAAAAGAAGCGATGATTCAAAAAAGCGTTCCGAAAAATCTCGCTATCATAGGTGCGGGTGCCATAGGAGTGGAGTTCGCCGATTTCTATCAGTCAATGGGCTCCAAGGTAACGATCATTGAGTTCCAGGATCATTTGTTGCCGAACGAAGATACGGAGATCTCTCAGATTTTGGAGAGAAGCTATAAAAAAAGGGAAATAGAACAATACTTAAGTTATGCGGTTGAATCCGCTTCCGTTTCTGGCGATGGGGTCGAACTTGTTCTTCAGGATCGTAAATCCGCGAAAAAAGAGAAATTAAAATTCGATAAAGTGATCGTAGGAGTGGGAATTGCACCTAATACAAGTAATATCGGTCTGGAGTCGATAGGGGTCAAAACCAAGAACGGGTTTATCGAAGTGGATGCAAAATACAGAACGTCCGTAGATACGATTTATTCCATCGGGGATTGTATCGCCACTCCGTCTCTTGCCCATGTGGCGAGTGCCGAAGGAATTCGTGCTTCGGAAGACATTTCCATTAGAAACGGGAATCCGCATAAAATCACAATCCATCCGTTGAATTATAATTATATTCCCGGATGTACTTACTGTCATCCGGAAGTGGCGAGTGTCGGGCTTTCGGAAGCAAAAGCGCTTTCTCTGGGTTATGAGATTCAAATTGGTAAGTTTCCTTTTACCGCCAGTGGTCGTGCACAGGCGCAAGGGGATACTACCGGTATGGTAAAGATCGTCTCCGATAAAAAACACGGAGAGATTCTCGGTGCGCATATTATAGGAAGTGGTGCTACTGAATTGATCGCCGAATTAACATTAGGTGCCAATATGGAGGTCACAGTCCGTGAGCTTGCGAATACGATTCATGCTCACCCTACCATTTCGGAGGGAATCATGGATGCTGCGGCCGCGGTTCTAGGTGAAGCGATTAATATTTGA
- a CDS encoding alpha/beta fold hydrolase, with the protein MKTKSFAFRGINLTYYDYESDKPPLLFCHANGYSAGCYKYYHEVLQKDYRVLALDFAGHGKSDFTLDFNNWNFFRDQILSLLDREKINSIQTIGHSLGGASTILASVKEPERFKKLIAFDPVILGWKMITLGKFLKSPLEKGALKRRKTFSSMELVRRSYRKFPAFSKFDDSVFEDYLNSCIKETGNGKEVELCCDPRVEAQIFGDAHYHIFVNFYKVSREVHVLIPEEYEVCSPDLAKLITKKNPSSSVTIWPGITHFFPFENPKQTLDWLKTKLEL; encoded by the coding sequence ATGAAAACAAAATCCTTTGCTTTTCGAGGAATCAATCTAACATACTACGACTACGAATCAGACAAACCTCCCCTTCTATTCTGCCACGCCAACGGGTACAGTGCGGGCTGTTACAAGTACTACCACGAGGTTTTGCAAAAAGACTACCGAGTCCTTGCACTGGATTTTGCCGGGCATGGAAAAAGTGATTTCACTTTGGATTTTAATAATTGGAACTTTTTTAGAGACCAGATCTTATCCCTTCTCGACCGCGAAAAAATCAATTCGATTCAGACCATAGGTCATTCTTTGGGGGGAGCTTCCACAATACTTGCTTCCGTCAAAGAACCGGAACGATTTAAAAAATTGATCGCATTCGACCCGGTGATCTTAGGTTGGAAAATGATCACCCTGGGAAAATTTCTAAAAAGTCCTTTGGAAAAAGGCGCATTAAAAAGAAGAAAAACTTTCAGCTCCATGGAACTGGTAAGAAGATCCTATCGTAAATTTCCCGCCTTCTCTAAGTTTGACGACTCTGTTTTTGAAGATTATCTGAACTCTTGTATCAAAGAGACAGGTAACGGAAAGGAGGTGGAATTATGTTGCGATCCGAGAGTGGAAGCTCAGATATTCGGAGATGCTCATTATCATATATTCGTGAACTTTTATAAAGTCTCCCGGGAAGTCCATGTACTCATCCCCGAAGAATACGAAGTCTGTAGTCCCGACTTAGCCAAACTCATCACAAAAAAAAATCCTAGTTCCTCCGTAACCATCTGGCCAGGAATCACTCATTTTTTCCCTTTTGAAAATCCCAAACAAACCTTGGATTGGTTGAAAACGAAGTTAGAACTCTAA
- a CDS encoding DMT family transporter — protein sequence MQVQIILVFCIAVFFNALANILIKSSSLQDAQSQGTSSPVGIIWTILNPYFIAGLASFGLALLGYRFVLGKGLKLSLAYPVFTSSGFIIVLMASAFFFKERLNWTQWMGIGFILIGVWLTALQMFDVES from the coding sequence ATGCAAGTCCAGATCATCCTAGTCTTCTGTATAGCCGTATTCTTCAACGCTCTTGCGAATATATTGATTAAATCTTCTTCCTTGCAAGATGCTCAAAGCCAAGGCACTTCCTCTCCCGTCGGGATCATATGGACTATCTTGAATCCTTATTTTATCGCCGGTCTGGCCTCCTTCGGATTGGCACTCCTAGGTTACCGGTTTGTCTTAGGGAAAGGGCTTAAACTTTCTCTCGCCTATCCGGTGTTCACTTCCAGCGGATTTATCATCGTGCTCATGGCTTCTGCTTTCTTTTTCAAAGAGAGATTGAATTGGACGCAGTGGATGGGTATAGGCTTCATTTTGATCGGTGTTTGGCTTACCGCCTTGCAAATGTTTGATGTTGAATCTTGA
- a CDS encoding sulfatase yields the protein MKPICCFLISACLFFCKPSPKTSLPVPETPNKPNILWIVIDSLRGDVIGRYGVTPELEKFSKTSYVFANHLVNAAWTRPSTLVFFTGKYASRNPVNFWDYPTPQNEVTAFYESELFPLPKLLSQNGIDTVMVGNNPFVTDKNGLGVNVGFQILHEYSHLSNDTPQITKKSLEVITSFSEAKKPFFFFLNFNDPHKPYTPPSGFRERIKSDEIMEERKRDYLGEVAYIDQELSVVFDALKKKGLWDNTCIIITADHGEVMHPEHAISPFTGTNTFFGHGQDLFLENISVPLLIKFPNQTTSTIFKNRTRSIDLYPTVLELLGMQKKSDIDGESLFPIIRGEETKKRLYYGETRSTQGIGIGDDFLLQRSYRFHELGRFWEGGVGRETFYFYDVSKDPEQIHPIRFLDISEIKNSELANDLKTKIESLWSRIRLTEPNLTRYTIRLNPGRFNQGILKAVARVNVGRIRILKKNISSCLEISHSERELTVLWNSDKSKQLENKTKDSEVVFEVYPDVTFPSFHLFQNDLEITNGNLGAGSFDLTPVGCRLNCETLYDSPIGAPRPTNEIRMQVWRSGNNKKEYVRSDKLETDAVNILRKQGYIQ from the coding sequence TTGAAACCTATTTGTTGTTTTTTAATATCAGCTTGTCTTTTCTTTTGTAAACCATCTCCGAAAACATCTTTACCCGTCCCCGAAACTCCGAACAAACCCAACATTCTCTGGATTGTGATCGATTCCTTGCGGGGAGATGTGATCGGAAGATACGGGGTCACTCCCGAATTGGAAAAATTTTCCAAAACTTCCTATGTGTTTGCAAACCATTTGGTCAATGCGGCCTGGACAAGACCGTCCACACTTGTATTTTTTACCGGCAAATACGCTTCGAGAAATCCCGTTAATTTCTGGGATTATCCAACTCCTCAAAATGAAGTGACGGCTTTTTATGAATCGGAACTTTTTCCTTTGCCGAAACTTTTATCGCAAAACGGAATCGATACGGTCATGGTGGGAAACAATCCTTTCGTTACGGATAAAAACGGTCTGGGGGTAAATGTGGGTTTTCAAATTTTGCATGAATATTCCCACTTGAGTAACGATACACCTCAAATCACAAAAAAAAGTTTGGAAGTCATCACATCCTTTTCGGAAGCAAAGAAACCTTTTTTCTTTTTTTTGAATTTCAACGATCCTCATAAACCTTATACTCCTCCTTCTGGTTTCCGGGAAAGAATCAAGTCGGATGAAATCATGGAAGAAAGAAAGAGGGATTATCTCGGAGAAGTCGCTTATATTGATCAAGAATTGTCCGTTGTATTTGACGCTTTAAAAAAGAAAGGACTTTGGGATAATACCTGCATTATCATTACGGCTGACCACGGTGAGGTGATGCATCCTGAACATGCGATCTCTCCTTTTACGGGAACAAATACATTTTTCGGACACGGACAGGATTTGTTTCTGGAAAATATTTCAGTTCCTCTCTTGATCAAATTTCCAAACCAAACAACCAGCACTATTTTTAAAAACAGAACCCGTTCCATTGATTTGTATCCTACCGTTTTGGAATTATTAGGAATGCAAAAAAAATCCGATATAGACGGAGAAAGTCTATTTCCCATCATTCGGGGAGAAGAGACCAAAAAACGACTGTACTACGGAGAAACAAGATCCACGCAAGGGATCGGAATTGGGGATGATTTCCTTCTCCAAAGATCCTATCGTTTTCACGAGTTAGGTAGATTTTGGGAAGGAGGAGTCGGAAGGGAAACTTTTTACTTCTATGATGTTTCCAAAGACCCGGAACAAATCCATCCGATTCGATTTTTGGATATTTCCGAAATAAAAAACTCCGAGCTTGCAAATGATCTGAAGACAAAGATTGAATCTTTATGGTCGCGTATCCGGTTGACCGAACCGAATTTGACCCGTTATACGATCCGTTTGAATCCCGGACGATTCAATCAAGGGATTTTGAAAGCAGTTGCCCGGGTGAATGTGGGACGAATCCGCATTCTTAAAAAAAACATCAGTTCCTGTTTGGAGATTTCCCATTCGGAAAGGGAGTTGACTGTTCTTTGGAATTCGGATAAAAGCAAACAATTAGAAAATAAAACGAAGGATTCGGAAGTTGTTTTTGAAGTATATCCCGACGTAACTTTCCCGAGCTTTCATTTGTTTCAAAATGATTTGGAAATCACCAACGGAAATTTGGGTGCGGGTTCTTTTGATCTAACGCCTGTTGGCTGTAGATTGAATTGCGAAACCTTATACGATTCTCCTATCGGTGCTCCGAGACCGACGAATGAAATCCGTATGCAGGTTTGGAGATCGGGAAATAATAAAAAAGAATACGTTCGTTCCGATAAATTGGAAACGGATGCGGTGAATATACTCCGCAAACAAGGCTATATTCAGTAA
- a CDS encoding beta strand repeat-containing protein has product MKKIHLTLACILFFTFSCQTVVRSSLFLWLGAFFSGSSDKGNLIYDADVYLFTSESGKQASFEVKLNLEPKSEVRIGPISVSDSTEGAVVGSNYLTFTPSNWNTIQTITIKGLDDSLSDGNISYQVSLGNWLTDDGRFTEQSLPIIPLVNTDDETSGVATNPVSGLLTSENGTTAKIYYVLQTRPMRPVILSGFSSSVPAEATAPNTTLTFTYDNWDVPQYIEITGTDDGAVIDGAQTYTISAGLTSSDDPSYNGKSVPVATGTNTDNDTAGFTVVNNTTLTITEAGGAAQFSVVMNTIPTGNVTISSIVASPATEGTATPSSLVFTPANWNVPQLVTVTGVNDFEADGNQTVTIVASAATSSDGYYNSTLCTPPATPLCPVAPSFPNVTNTDDDTRGFTLTPTSGISFSENGGSQVFSFSLTSKPPAGQTVSITGINSSNSGLVTVSPTSLSFTSANWNVPQSITASGQNNAIDEDTRSVTISFGSVDTSSGTRDTGYDSVTIPSSVNISVTDDDTAGFTMSPASGLVVNENAGPISTTFTVVLNSQPTATVNLTSITSSNTSEITVSPSSLSFTTANWNVAQTVTITSVLDGSLDGNGSVNINFANATSADAKYSGMSVSSVSATNVDSGTPQVILQNISSGLTLPENGISTITFEIKLAILPGSTVTIGPIVSSDTSEIVVLDSSGNPTTSRSLTFTTTNGQANNFTGSSSTSGWDVAQTITIRSVTDAFDDGDIPVNINIPAASGSFYAGLRPDQIISGYTPATGNLLVTLIDNDTKGFTISTGTVAVTEGGANGTFTVRLNSAPCDTPGNLANCATGSVTIPLSSEVFSAPDVTQYTFSPASLTFTQANWNTNQTVTIIPSNDSYDEILTRNHTFTLGAISSSGTDYDGQDPSDVTVSITDDDNPSPNKATFALKAGSQAFTAENGLQTTYQLQLATSPIVGNSVTITVATTNSAEGRILVSTGPDVLANSNVYTFDSTNWNIPVDVVIRGEPDNGDTANVAYTVTVSGGTESGSTPSWYNSFVGATGATANLINYDIAVSKVTISTPASMSMAENAAAFQVYIFLVQAPSSTVTIPISLSTSYPCRLLTSPVVDQFAISATSVTLDSSNWNVAGTHNQITVTPNNDAVNDGTISCPIQVGALTSGDAYYNGYDPADPSLTLTDNDTAGYTVSNQTPSPFVTSWSGAQSAFDLILSSQPVADITVSYTPTPGGIVTFSPSTLTFTPSNYGSTQTVTMTGVNTGVSGDQSFTIALSSSSGEVTTGGAGSVLYQSLSAYTLPTSGKNIETIFDIIPCASTVSCPGAGGANANGGLVGSPALNTTEAGGQARFQVRLRARPASGVTLGTISSSNTSEGTVTPTSLSFTTANWNTLQDVYVTGIDDFSVDGNINFFAQLGSLSGGGTAFNGLALPDVSITNTDNDTASVIITPTVGLVTTESGGTANFTIRLNSQPSGIVTIPLSSSNTAEGTIAVTNVQFDGSCPGVDCWSTAKTITITGVEDAGAIDGNIPYSIITGSVTSADANYNGIDPTDVSVTNNDND; this is encoded by the coding sequence ATGAAAAAAATCCACCTAACGTTAGCTTGTATTTTATTCTTCACTTTTTCCTGTCAAACCGTCGTACGTTCCAGCCTTTTTCTTTGGCTGGGAGCATTCTTCAGCGGCTCTTCGGATAAAGGGAATTTGATTTATGATGCAGACGTTTACCTTTTTACAAGTGAATCCGGAAAACAAGCCAGTTTTGAAGTCAAACTCAATCTTGAACCGAAAAGCGAAGTTCGTATCGGACCTATTTCCGTTTCGGATAGCACGGAAGGTGCGGTAGTCGGCAGCAATTATCTGACATTCACTCCTTCCAATTGGAATACCATTCAAACAATCACGATCAAAGGACTGGATGATTCACTCAGTGATGGAAATATTTCTTATCAGGTAAGTTTGGGAAACTGGCTGACAGACGACGGAAGATTTACGGAACAAAGTCTTCCTATCATTCCATTAGTGAACACTGACGATGAAACATCAGGAGTTGCTACAAATCCTGTCAGCGGACTTCTTACTTCCGAAAACGGAACTACGGCAAAGATCTATTATGTTTTGCAAACACGCCCGATGCGACCGGTGATTTTAAGCGGGTTTTCTTCTTCCGTTCCTGCCGAAGCAACAGCACCTAATACAACTCTCACGTTTACTTACGATAACTGGGACGTTCCTCAATACATTGAAATCACAGGAACGGACGACGGTGCTGTTATAGACGGTGCTCAAACTTATACCATCTCCGCAGGACTTACGAGCTCAGATGATCCGTCTTACAACGGTAAGTCTGTACCTGTTGCAACGGGAACAAACACGGACAATGATACCGCCGGGTTTACAGTCGTGAATAACACTACTTTAACGATAACAGAAGCAGGTGGTGCCGCACAATTTTCCGTCGTTATGAACACCATTCCTACCGGAAACGTCACCATATCATCCATTGTCGCCTCTCCGGCTACGGAAGGTACGGCAACACCGTCTTCTTTGGTATTCACACCTGCGAATTGGAATGTTCCCCAACTTGTCACAGTCACAGGTGTAAATGATTTCGAAGCGGATGGAAACCAAACCGTCACAATCGTTGCGAGTGCCGCCACATCCAGTGACGGATATTATAATAGTACACTTTGTACTCCTCCCGCAACTCCGCTTTGTCCCGTCGCTCCAAGTTTTCCCAATGTAACAAATACGGATGACGATACCAGAGGATTCACTCTGACTCCGACGAGCGGAATCAGCTTTTCCGAAAACGGAGGGTCTCAGGTATTTTCTTTCAGTCTGACTTCCAAACCTCCCGCAGGCCAAACGGTAAGTATCACAGGAATCAATTCATCTAACTCCGGGTTGGTGACAGTCAGTCCGACCAGTTTGAGTTTTACATCCGCCAATTGGAACGTACCCCAATCAATCACAGCCTCCGGACAGAACAATGCAATCGACGAAGATACCAGGTCGGTAACGATTTCCTTCGGCTCCGTGGATACATCTTCCGGCACAAGGGATACAGGCTACGATTCCGTTACGATTCCTTCGTCTGTCAATATATCTGTTACCGATGATGATACCGCCGGATTCACAATGTCACCTGCATCCGGTTTGGTGGTAAATGAAAATGCGGGCCCTATATCGACTACATTTACCGTTGTTCTGAATTCCCAACCGACTGCGACAGTCAACTTAACAAGCATTACATCAAGTAATACCTCAGAGATTACCGTATCTCCTTCCAGCCTCAGTTTCACTACCGCCAATTGGAATGTTGCCCAAACTGTCACAATCACATCCGTGTTAGATGGAAGTTTGGATGGAAACGGAAGTGTAAATATCAATTTTGCAAATGCTACTTCCGCAGATGCAAAATACAGCGGAATGTCCGTTTCTTCCGTAAGCGCAACGAATGTGGATAGCGGTACTCCTCAAGTGATATTGCAAAATATTTCATCCGGGTTGACACTTCCGGAGAACGGTATTTCGACCATTACCTTCGAAATCAAACTTGCCATCTTGCCGGGCTCCACAGTAACCATCGGACCGATTGTAAGTTCGGATACTTCTGAAATTGTCGTTTTGGATAGCAGTGGCAATCCTACTACTTCCCGCAGCCTAACATTCACTACTACGAACGGACAGGCTAATAACTTTACAGGATCTTCTTCCACAAGCGGATGGGATGTAGCTCAAACAATCACCATACGTTCGGTCACGGATGCATTCGATGACGGGGACATTCCGGTAAACATCAATATCCCTGCCGCATCGGGTTCTTTTTATGCGGGCCTTAGGCCGGATCAAATCATTTCAGGTTATACTCCGGCCACGGGAAATCTATTGGTTACATTGATTGATAATGATACGAAAGGTTTTACCATTTCCACTGGAACGGTGGCGGTTACGGAAGGAGGGGCAAACGGAACTTTTACAGTAAGACTCAATTCCGCACCTTGCGATACTCCCGGCAATTTGGCGAACTGCGCAACCGGTTCCGTTACGATTCCATTGAGTTCGGAAGTATTCTCCGCACCCGATGTGACTCAATATACATTTTCACCTGCAAGCCTTACATTCACTCAGGCCAACTGGAACACAAATCAAACTGTAACAATCATTCCATCAAATGATTCTTATGATGAAATTTTAACAAGGAACCATACTTTCACCTTAGGTGCGATCTCTTCTTCCGGCACGGATTATGACGGACAGGATCCGAGTGATGTTACGGTTTCAATCACGGATGATGACAACCCTTCACCTAACAAAGCAACTTTTGCATTGAAAGCAGGCTCCCAAGCATTTACGGCGGAGAACGGGTTACAGACCACCTATCAGTTGCAATTGGCTACTTCACCGATTGTGGGAAACTCGGTTACAATCACCGTAGCAACAACGAATTCTGCGGAAGGACGGATTCTTGTATCGACAGGTCCCGATGTACTTGCAAATTCGAACGTGTATACTTTTGATTCCACCAATTGGAACATTCCCGTTGATGTAGTGATTCGGGGAGAACCGGATAACGGAGATACTGCGAATGTTGCCTATACGGTGACCGTATCCGGTGGAACGGAATCGGGGAGCACTCCTTCCTGGTACAATAGTTTCGTAGGGGCAACAGGAGCCACAGCCAATCTGATCAATTATGATATTGCAGTAAGCAAGGTGACTATTTCCACTCCTGCATCCATGAGCATGGCGGAAAATGCGGCTGCATTCCAAGTGTATATATTTTTGGTTCAAGCTCCCAGTAGCACCGTGACCATACCTATTTCATTGAGTACGTCCTATCCTTGTAGGTTACTTACCAGCCCGGTAGTGGATCAATTTGCGATTTCCGCTACGTCGGTCACACTTGACTCTTCCAATTGGAATGTAGCAGGGACACATAACCAAATCACTGTTACCCCAAATAACGATGCGGTGAATGACGGGACGATTTCCTGTCCCATCCAAGTCGGAGCTCTTACTTCGGGAGACGCGTATTATAACGGTTACGATCCCGCAGATCCCAGCTTGACTTTAACGGACAACGATACGGCGGGTTATACGGTCAGCAACCAAACTCCCAGCCCTTTTGTCACTTCCTGGTCGGGAGCACAGTCTGCGTTTGACTTGATCTTAAGTTCGCAACCAGTCGCGGATATTACGGTAAGTTATACTCCTACTCCGGGCGGAATCGTAACATTCAGTCCTTCGACTTTGACGTTTACACCATCTAACTATGGATCAACGCAAACGGTAACAATGACAGGTGTAAACACAGGAGTATCGGGAGATCAGAGTTTTACCATTGCACTCAGTTCATCTTCCGGTGAAGTCACAACGGGAGGAGCGGGGTCCGTTCTTTATCAATCCTTATCCGCTTATACTTTACCTACTTCCGGTAAAAATATAGAGACCATTTTCGATATCATTCCTTGTGCAAGTACCGTTTCCTGTCCGGGAGCAGGCGGGGCCAACGCGAACGGAGGGCTCGTCGGAAGTCCGGCACTTAACACGACCGAGGCGGGAGGACAAGCAAGATTCCAAGTCAGACTTCGAGCAAGACCTGCCTCCGGTGTCACACTCGGAACCATCTCAAGCAGCAACACTTCCGAAGGAACCGTCACTCCGACAAGTCTCAGTTTCACTACCGCCAATTGGAACACCTTACAAGACGTATATGTAACCGGGATTGATGACTTCAGTGTCGACGGAAATATCAATTTTTTCGCACAACTGGGTTCTTTATCAGGAGGAGGAACCGCTTTCAACGGACTCGCATTGCCGGATGTTTCCATCACCAATACCGACAATGATACTGCTTCCGTGATCATCACTCCTACAGTCGGACTTGTAACAACGGAATCGGGAGGCACTGCCAATTTTACAATTCGTTTGAACAGCCAACCGAGCGGCATTGTGACGATTCCTCTCAGCTCTTCCAATACCGCGGAAGGAACGATCGCAGTGACGAATGTTCAATTCGACGGAAGTTGTCCCGGGGTCGATTGTTGGAGCACCGCCAAAACCATTACGATCACAGGAGTGGAAGATGCAGGTGCGATAGACGGAAATATTCCTTATTCCATTATTACGGGATCGGTCACTTCGGCGGATGCAAATTATAACGGAATCGATCCGACGGACGTAAGTGTAACCAATAACGATAACGATTGA
- a CDS encoding CaiB/BaiF CoA transferase family protein, producing the protein MTNPKSNPSSGPLAGVKIVDLSLLLPGPLCSQHLADMGAEVIKIENPRAYDGARAMFKGNSGYSALFMMLNRNKKAITLNLKRPASQEILFKLLADADVLLEGFRPDGMDKMGIGYDVLKEKFPRLIYCGISGYGTSGKYVNFAGHDLNYLALSGVLHQTGNPPRPAGFQLADIGGGTLTAVSAILAALYHREKTGRGQRIDVSMTDASLQFLSLYGGIYSASGKTPEAGNEILSGKLPNYNIYETKEGRYVALGALEDMFFQTFLRAAGMENLTKETPLTEENLPLIKQKLTDYFLSKTYADLEPIFLNEDSCLTPILSLEEVVKDPYFRERKMVFEAKTEKYGNVLQFGSPFHFSETPFSYRNDPPDHGEHTNEILKSLGYSEGNIEEFRKDRVI; encoded by the coding sequence ATGACCAATCCCAAATCAAATCCATCTTCCGGTCCCTTGGCAGGCGTGAAAATTGTTGACTTATCCTTGCTACTTCCCGGGCCGCTCTGCTCACAACATCTTGCCGATATGGGTGCGGAAGTGATCAAAATCGAAAACCCCCGGGCATACGACGGCGCTCGTGCGATGTTCAAAGGTAACTCCGGTTATTCGGCATTATTCATGATGCTGAATCGCAATAAAAAAGCCATCACTTTGAATTTAAAGCGTCCTGCGTCTCAGGAGATTCTATTCAAATTACTCGCCGATGCGGATGTCCTTTTGGAAGGATTTCGCCCGGACGGAATGGATAAGATGGGGATAGGATATGATGTCCTGAAAGAAAAGTTTCCAAGACTGATCTACTGCGGAATTTCCGGTTACGGAACCTCGGGAAAGTACGTAAACTTTGCCGGACATGACTTGAACTACTTAGCACTTTCCGGAGTTCTTCATCAAACGGGAAATCCTCCCAGACCAGCCGGGTTCCAACTGGCGGATATCGGAGGGGGGACTTTGACAGCAGTCTCGGCGATCCTCGCAGCACTGTATCATCGGGAAAAAACAGGAAGAGGTCAGAGGATTGACGTCTCGATGACGGATGCTTCCTTGCAATTTCTATCTTTGTACGGAGGGATTTATTCCGCTTCCGGAAAAACTCCCGAGGCAGGAAACGAAATCCTCTCGGGGAAACTTCCCAATTACAATATCTACGAAACCAAAGAAGGAAGATATGTGGCATTGGGAGCTTTGGAAGATATGTTCTTTCAAACTTTCCTTCGTGCCGCGGGGATGGAAAATCTAACCAAAGAGACTCCGCTTACGGAAGAAAATCTTCCGCTCATTAAACAAAAGTTAACTGATTATTTTTTATCGAAAACATATGCGGATTTGGAGCCGATTTTTTTGAATGAAGATTCCTGTCTGACTCCCATATTGTCTTTGGAAGAAGTGGTGAAAGATCCTTATTTCAGAGAACGCAAAATGGTATTTGAGGCCAAAACCGAAAAATACGGAAATGTGCTTCAATTCGGTTCTCCTTTTCATTTTTCGGAAACTCCTTTCAGTTATAGAAACGACCCTCCGGATCATGGAGAACATACGAATGAAATTTTGAAATCTTTGGGATATTCCGAAGGAAATATAGAAGAATTTAGAAAAGACAGAGTCATTTAG